In one Balaenoptera musculus isolate JJ_BM4_2016_0621 chromosome 20, mBalMus1.pri.v3, whole genome shotgun sequence genomic region, the following are encoded:
- the LOC118886941 gene encoding 60S ribosomal protein L27a-like, with the protein MHSSLVSAADMPPRLRKTRKLRGHVSHGHGRIGKHRKHLGGRGNAGGMHHHRINFDKYHPGYFGKVGMRHYHLQRDQSFCPAVNLDKLWTLVSEQTRVNAAKNKTGAAPITDVVPSGYYKVLRKGKLPKQAVIMKAKFFSRRAEEKIKGVGGACVLVA; encoded by the coding sequence ATGCACAGCTCTTTGGTCTCGGCCGCCGACATGCCACCCAGACTAAGGAAGACCCGGAAACTTAGGGGCCACGTGAGCCACGGCCACGGCCGCATCGGCAAACACCGGAAGCACCTGGGAGGCCGTGGTAATGCTGGTGGCATGCATCACCACAGGATCAACTTCGACAAATATCACCCAGGATACTTTGGGAAAGTTGGTATGAGGCATTACCACTTACAGAGGGACCAGAGCTTCTGCCCAGCTGTCAACCTTGATAAATTGTGGACCTTGGTCAGTGAGCAGACACGGGTAAATGCCGCCAAGAACAAGACTGGAGCTGCTCCTATCACTGATGTGGTGCCATCAGGCTACTACAAAGTTCTGAGGAAGGGAAAGCTCCCAAAGCAGGCTGTCATCATGAAGGCCAAATTCTTCAGCAGAAGAGCTGAGGAGAAGATTAAGGGTGTCGGTGGGGCTTGTGTCCTGGTAGCTTGA